The sequence GGCACCTACCGCGCGGCCCGCGGTCTGCCCTCCGTCGTACTGCTGCGCGGACTGTCCGCCGGTTCCTTCATCGCCGCCGAGTCCTTCGTCCCGCTGATGCTGGTCACCCAGCGCGGCCTGTCGCCGATGCTCGCCGGGTTCTCGCTGGCGGCCGGCGGCCTGACCTGGGCGCTGGGCTCGTTCCTGCAGTCCCGGCCGCGCATGGCGCCGTACCGGGAGCGGCTGATGACCGTGGGGATGCTGCTCGTCGCCGCCGCCGTCGCCACCGCGCCCAGTGTCCTCGTGCACGCGGTGCCCGTGTGGACCGTCGCCGTCGCCTGGGCCTTCGGCAGCCTCGGCATGGGCCTGGTGATCTCCTCCACCAGCGTGCTCCTGCTCCGGCTGTCCGCCCCCGAGGAGGCCGGCGCCAACTCCGCCGCGCTCCAGATCTCCGACGCCCTCTCCAACGTCGTCCTGCTCGCCGCCACCGGCGCCGCCTTCGCGGCCCTGGGCGGCGGCAGCACGGCGGCCGCCACGGCCGCCACCGCCGGCGGCGGCACCCGTTCCGCCGCCTTCGCCGCCGTCTTCCTGCCGATGGCGGGAGTGGCGCTGATCGGCGCGTGGGTGACCCGGCGCCTGCGGGAGCGGTGAAGGCGACGGACCGGGCCGGTCATCGACGAGGACCGGCGGACAGCGGGCACCCGGTGGTGATCGTCGTCCCTGTGACGTGGATCCCACCCGGGGGCGACCCGGCCTCGTCCGGGCGTTGACGGGAGCGCGGCGCCGGTAGGGTGGCCCGGTTGTCATACGTAGCCGAGCCGCCCGATCCCTTGACCACGGAGACCGTGACTACCACCGCCGCTTCCGCTTCCTCGTCGCATTCCCACCACCTTTCGCCCGCCTTCCCCGGCCGGGCCCCCTGGGGTACCGCCAGCAAACTGCGTGCCTGGCAGCAGGGGGCGATGGAGAAGTACGTCCAGGAGCAGCCGCGTGACTTCCTCGCCGTCGCCACGCCCGGCGCCGGCAAGACGACCTTCGCGCTGACGCTCGCCTCCTGGCTGCTGCACCACCACGTCGTACAGCAGGTGACCGTGGTCGCGCCGACCGAGCACCTGAAGAAGCAGTGGGCCGAGGCCGCCGCACGGATAGGCATCAAGCTCGACCCCGAGTACAGCGCCGGTCCGCTCGGCAGGGAGTACGACGGGGTCGCCGTCACCTACGCCGGTGTCGGTGTGCGGCCGATGCTGCACCGCAACCGGGTGGAGCAGCGCAAGACCCTGGTGATCCTGGACGAGATCCACCACGCCGGCGACTCCAAGTCCTGGGGCGAGGCATGCCTGGAGGCCTTCGAGCCCGCCACCCGCCGCCTCGCGCTGACCGGTACGCCGTTCCGGTCCGACACCAACCCCATCCCCTTCGTGACGTACGAGGAGGGGACGGACGGCATCCGGCGCTCCTCCGCCGACTACACCTACGGCTACGGCAACGCCCTCGCCGACCATGTCGTGCGGCCCGTCATCTTCCTGTCCTACAGCGGCAACATGCGCTGGCGCACGAAGGCCGGTGACGAGATCGCCGCCCGGCTCGGCGAGCCGATGACCAAGGACGCGATCAGCCAGGCCTGGCGTACCGCGCTCGACCCGCGCGGCGAGTGGATGCCCAGCGTGCTGCGCGCCGCCGACCAGCGGCTGACCGAGGTCAGGAAGGCCATCCCGGACGCGGGCGCGCTCGTCATCGCCTCCGACCAGGACTCCGCCCGCGCCTACGCCAAGCTGATCCGCGAGATCACGGGCACCAAGGCGACGCTCGTGCTGTCCGACGACGCGGGCGCCTCGAAGAGGATCGACGAGTTCAGCGAGAGCAACGACCGCTGGATGGTCGCGGTGCGCATGGTGTCCGAGGGCGTCGACGTGCCGCGGCTCGCGGTCGGCGTGTATGCGACGACCATCTCCACCCCGCTCTTCTTCGCGCAGGCCGTCGGCCGTTTCGTACGGTCCCGGCGCCGCGGCGAGACCGCCTCCGTCTTCCTGCCGACCGTGCCCGACCTGCTGACCTTTGCCAATGAGATGGAGAAGGAGCGGGACCACGCCCTCGACAAACCGAAGAAGGAGGGCGAGGAGGACCCGTACGCCGAATCCGAGAAGGAGATGGAGGAGGCGAACAAGCAGCAGGACGAGGACACCGGCGAGCAGGAGCAGTTCTCCTTCGAGGCGCTGGAGTCCGAGGCCGTCTTCGACCGGGTCCTCTACGACGGCGCCGAGTTCGGCATGCAGGCCCACCCGGGCAGCGAGGAGGAGCAGGACTACCTCGGGATTCCGGGGCTGCTGGAGCCCGACCAGGTGCAGTTGCTGCTGCAGAAGCGGCAGGCCCGGCAGATCGCGCACAGCCGCAAGAAGCCGGATGCCGAGGCCGACCTGCTGGAGCTGCCGGCCGAGCGGCGGCCGGTCGTCTCGCACAAGGAGATGATGGAGCTGCGCAAGCGGCTCAACACGATGGTGAGCGCCTACGTCCACCAGAGCGGCAAGCCGCACGGGGTGATCCACACCGAGCTGCGGCGGGTGTGCGGGGGACCGCCCAGCGCGGAGGCCACCGCCGGACAGCTGGAGCAGCGCATCGCCAAGGTGCAGGAGTGGGCGACGCGGATGAAGTGATCCGCCCGCCCGCCACCGGTGACCGGCCCGGGGCCCCGCCGCGGAGACCGGGTGAGGAGCAGGGGGGCGTATCCGGACGAATGCCGGCAGGCCGGATCTGCCCTTGCCCGGATTCTGGACGGAGACTTCCGCTCAGCGAACCTGCTTCGCTACTGTCCCGCTACGCACACGCCCCGTGGCAGCGTCGCCGCGGAGCGCAGCCGTGAAGCGACCTGGCCCGGAGCCGCCGGAGCCGTCCTGCCGATCGGCGGCCTCTGAACGCGTCGCCGACGGGACTCGGCCACGCATCCGTCGCTCAGGGGCCCGCCGGCCTCACCACCAAAGGAGTGGGCGTCGTGACCGCGGAGACCTCTCAGACGCTCGACCGGGGACTACGTGTCCTGAAGCTGCTGGCCGACACCGATCACGGGCTGACGGTCACGGAGTTGTCCACCAAGCTGGGTGTGAACCGTACCGTCGTGTACCGGTTGCTCGCCACTTTGGAGCAACATGCCCTCGTGCGGCGTGATTTGGGCGGGCGAGCCCGGGTCGGCCTCGGGGTGCTGCGGCTCGGCCGGCAGGTGCACCCGCTGGTGCGCGAGGCCGCGCTGCCCGCGCTGCGGTCGCTCGCCGAGGACATAGGGGCGACGGCGCATCTGACGCTGGTGGACGGGTCGGAGGCGCTGGCCGTCGCCGTGGTCGAACCGACGTGGACCGACTATCACGTGGCCTACCGGGCCGGTTTCCGGCATCCGCTGGACCGGGGCGCGGCGGGCAGGGCGATCCTGGCCGCACGCCAGTCGCCGGCCGCGGATCCCGGCTACACCCTCACGCACGGCGAACTGGAGGCCGGCGCGAGCGGGGCCGCGGCACCGCTGGTCGGGGTCACGGGGGTCGAGGGCAGCGTGGGCGTGGTGATGCTCGCGGACTCCGTGCCGGAGCGGGTCGGGCCGCGGGTGGTGGAGGCGGCCCGGGAGGTCGCGGAGGCGCTGCGCTGAAGCGGAGCGTCGCAGCCTGAGCCAGGAATCCCCTCCCTTCGGAGAGGGGAGGATTCAAGTTAGATTGATCTCGTGCTCTCACGTCTCACGCGTTCCCAGGCCGTCGCCGTCTGCGCCGTTCCCGTCGTGGCCCTGATCGCCACGGCGGCGTTCGCGCCGCTGCCGTTCTCGGTGGCCCAGCCCGGGATGACGGCGAACGTGCTCGGCAAGAACCAGGGCACCGAGGTGATCACCGTCTCCGGCGCGCCCGCCCGCCGGACCAGCGGGGAGCTGCGGATGGTCACCATCGAGG comes from Streptomyces sp. FXJ1.172 and encodes:
- a CDS encoding IclR family transcriptional regulator, which encodes MTAETSQTLDRGLRVLKLLADTDHGLTVTELSTKLGVNRTVVYRLLATLEQHALVRRDLGGRARVGLGVLRLGRQVHPLVREAALPALRSLAEDIGATAHLTLVDGSEALAVAVVEPTWTDYHVAYRAGFRHPLDRGAAGRAILAARQSPAADPGYTLTHGELEAGASGAAAPLVGVTGVEGSVGVVMLADSVPERVGPRVVEAAREVAEALR
- a CDS encoding DEAD/DEAH box helicase translates to MTTTAASASSSHSHHLSPAFPGRAPWGTASKLRAWQQGAMEKYVQEQPRDFLAVATPGAGKTTFALTLASWLLHHHVVQQVTVVAPTEHLKKQWAEAAARIGIKLDPEYSAGPLGREYDGVAVTYAGVGVRPMLHRNRVEQRKTLVILDEIHHAGDSKSWGEACLEAFEPATRRLALTGTPFRSDTNPIPFVTYEEGTDGIRRSSADYTYGYGNALADHVVRPVIFLSYSGNMRWRTKAGDEIAARLGEPMTKDAISQAWRTALDPRGEWMPSVLRAADQRLTEVRKAIPDAGALVIASDQDSARAYAKLIREITGTKATLVLSDDAGASKRIDEFSESNDRWMVAVRMVSEGVDVPRLAVGVYATTISTPLFFAQAVGRFVRSRRRGETASVFLPTVPDLLTFANEMEKERDHALDKPKKEGEEDPYAESEKEMEEANKQQDEDTGEQEQFSFEALESEAVFDRVLYDGAEFGMQAHPGSEEEQDYLGIPGLLEPDQVQLLLQKRQARQIAHSRKKPDAEADLLELPAERRPVVSHKEMMELRKRLNTMVSAYVHQSGKPHGVIHTELRRVCGGPPSAEATAGQLEQRIAKVQEWATRMK